The Kutzneria kofuensis nucleotide sequence GTCCACGTTCTACAGTGGTCCCCGCCCCAACGTGCCGGGCTACAACCCCATGCGCAAGCAGGGCGCGATCATCCTCGGCACCGGCGGCGACAACAGCAAGGGAGCCGTCGGCACCTTCTACGAGGGCGTGATGACCTCCGGCTACCCGTCCGACGCCACCGAGAACGCGGTGCAGGCCAACATCACCGCGGCCGGATACAACAACAGCGGTGGTGGCGGCGGAGCAACCACCGGCCCGCTGCACGCGGTCGGCGCGGGCAAGTGCCTCGACGTGCCGAACTCCACCACCACGCCCGGCACCCAGCTGCAGATCCACAGCTGCAACGGCCAGCCGAACCAGTCGTGGACGCGAACGTCGTCGAACCAGCTGACGGTCACGCTCGGCGGTACCACGCTGTGCATGGACGCCTACGGCAACCAGACGAGTCCGGGGACGAAGGTGGAGACCTGGTCCTGCAACGGCCAGGCCAACCAGCAGTGGACCGTCAACTCCGACGGCACGATCACCGGCGCGCAGTCGGGGCTCTGCCTGGACGTGACCGGCGCGTCCACCGCCGACGGGGCGCTCGCCGAGCTGTGGACCTGCAACGGCGGCAGCAACCAGCAGTGGACGCTCGGATAACCCGAGGTCCACAGTAGCCGGTCGCCGGGGCGGCATCGCCCGCCCCGGCACGACCTGGCGTTGCGCGCCACGAGACGTGCGGCCGTGTTGTCGTGCCGTAGGAATGGACTGCGGCTCGCACCGGATTCCCTGCACCACACGACATTCTCGAAAGGAAGACAATGCTCCGCCTCCTCAACTGCTGGCCACGACGACTGCTCGGTCCGGCGGCCGCCGCGCTCGCCGTGGCAGGCACCGTGGCACTCATCCCTGCCCCGGCGGGAGCCGCCGGCGCCACCACCCTCGGCGCGGCCGCGGCCGCGTCGGGACGGTACTTCGGCACCGCCGTGCCCACGAGCAAGCTGGGCGACGCCCAGTACAGCGGCATCCTCGACCGGGAGTTCTCGATGATCACTCCCGAGAACGAGATGAAGTGGGACACCATCGAGCCGTCCCGCAACAACTTCAACTTCGGCCCGGCCGACCAGATCGTCAGCCACGCGAACGCCCACAACCAGCGCATGCGGGGACACACCCTGGTCTGGCACTCGCAGCTGCCCGGCTGGGTGAGCGGCATCAACGACGCGAACACGCTGCGCAGCGTGATGAACAACCACATCACCACCGAGGTGACCCACTACCGCGGCAAGATCTACGCGTGGGACGTGGTCAACGAGGCGTTCGCCGACGACGGCAGCGGCCAGTTGCGCGGCTCGGTGTTCCGCAACGTGCTCGGCACCGGATTCGTCGAGGAGGCGTTCCGCACCGCCCGCGCCGCCGATTCCGCCGCGAAGCTCTGCTACAACGACTACAGCATCGAGGACTGGAACTCGCCCAAGACCCAGGGCGTCTACCGGATGGTCCGCGACTTCAAGTCGCGGGGTGTGCCGATCGACTGCGTCGGCTTCCAGTCGCACTTCGGCAATGGCGGTCCGCCGAGCAACTTCCAGACGACGCTGTCCAACTTCGCGGCGCTCGGCGTGGACGTGCAGCTCACGGAGCTCGACATCGCGTCCGCGCCGTCCACCGCGTACGCCAACACCGTCAAGGCCTGCCTGAACGTGCCGCGCTGCGCCGGCATCACGGTCTGGGGGATCCGGGACAGCGACTCCTGGCGCTCGGGTGAATCCCCGCTGCTGTTCGACAGGAACGGCAACAAGAAGCCCGCCTACAACGCCGTGCTCACCGCATTGGGCGGTGGCACCGGCGGTGGTGGCACCGGCGGCGGCCCGCAGGCCGGTGTCGAGTACCGCCTGGTGGCCGCGCACAGCGGCAAGGTGGCCGACATCTCCGGCGCCTCCACGGCGGCGGGCGCGGCGCTGATCCAGTGGTCGGCCGACGGCGGGCTCAACCAGCAGTTCGACTTCGTGTCCACCGGTGACGGCTACTACCGGATCCGGGGTCGACAGAGCGGTTTGGTGCTGCAGGTGGCCGGTGCGAGCAGCGGCGCCGACATCACGCAGCAGCCGGACACCAACGCGACCAGCCAGCAGTGGCAGGTGAAGGACCAGGGCGACGGCTCGGTCAGTCTCATCAACCGGTTGAGCGGGCTGGCGATGGACGTGTGGGGAGCCGCCACGGCGGACGGCACGCGGATCTCCCAGTGGACCTACAACGGCGACGCCAACCAGCGATTCCAGCTCCAGAGCGCCTGAGCCCGGGAGCTGGCAACGATGTTCCACCATCACAGGGAGGTGTTGGGTGTCAAGGTGTAGATCCTTACTCGGGGCTGTCGCGTCCGCGGCGGCACTGGTCCTGGCTGTGGGAGGCGCCGCGCAGGCCAGTGACTTCGGCGCGGCCGCGCCACACACGAACGTCGCCGTCGCCGGTGCGACCGCCGGTTGTGGCAAGGCCCCCACCCTGGCCAGCGGCACACACACCATCCAAAGCAGCGGCCAAAACCGCAACTACATCCTCCGAGTCCCCACCAACTACGACAACAACCACCCCTACCGACTCATCTTCGGCTTCCACTGGGTCGGCGGCACCGCCAACGACGTCGACTCCGGCGGCACCGACGGCTACAACTGGTCCTACTACGGACTCCGACGCCTCGCCGACAACGCCGGCAACACCACCATCTTCGTCGCCCCCCAAGGCAACAACAACGGCTGGGCCAACCCCGGCGGCCAAGACATCACCTTCGTCGACGACATGATCCGCCAACTCGAAGCCGGCCTGTGCATCGACACCACACAACTGTTCTCCACCGGCTTCAGCTACGGCGGCGCCATGACCTACGCCCTAGCCTGCGCCCGAGCAACCGTCTTCCGCGCCGTCGCCGTCTACTCCGGCGCCAACCTCAGCGGCTGCAACGGCGGCACCCAACCCATCGCCTACATGGGACTCCACGGCCTCCGCGACAACGTCCTGCCCATCTCCAACGGACGAGCACTACGCGACACCTTCGTCCGCGCCAACGGCTGCACCCCGCAGAACCCGCCGGAGCCGGCGCAGGGCAGCCTCACCCACATCGTCACCACCTACTCCGGCTGCAAAGCCGGCTATCCCGTGGTCTGGGCCGCGTTCGACGGAGCCGGACACGACCCCGGCCCCATCGACGGCTGCACCTGCGACGGCTGGCACACCTGGACCTCCGGCGAAGTCTGGAAGTTCTTCACCCAGTTCGACTCCAGCACGCCTCCGCCGCCCCCGCCGCCGCCCGGCGGCAAGCAGATCGTGGGCACGCAGTCGGGCCGGTGCCTGGACGACTCGAGCACCAACGGCACGCAAGCGCAGCTGGCTGACTGCGCCAACCAGGCGAGTCAACTGTGGACGGTCACGTCCAGCGGGCAGTTGACGGCCTATGGCAACAAGTGTCTGGACGCGTCCGGCCGGGGCACGACCAACGGCACACAGGTCATCGTGTGGGACTGCAACGGCCAGGCCAACCAGCAGTGGACCGTCAACTCCAACGGCACGATCACCGGAGTGCAGTCCGGTCTCTGCCTCGACGCGACGGGCCAGGGCACGACCAGCGGCACGAAGATCGAGCTGTGGTCGTGCAACGGGCAGGCCAACCAGCAATGGACCCTGCGTTGATCCCGACCGCCGTCCGCTGACCGGGCGGACAGCGGTCGACCGGAACCGGGTACGGCGCCTGCCGCGCGCCGTGCCCGGTTCCGCGTGCGTCCGGAGCATCGGATCCACCGCATCACCTCGTGACCACCGAAGGGAGATTCAATGCGAACAGGGCTCAGATGGCTCGTCGCGGTTGTGGCGGCCCTGGCTGCCAGCGCGTTGCTCAGCGCCGGTCCCGCCGTTGCCGAATCCAACGGCGGAGTCCGGATCATGCCGTTGGGTGACTCCATCACCGACGGCGTGCAGACTCCCGGCGGCTACCGGATCGGACTGTGGCAGCGGTTCGTGGCCGGCAACTACCGGGAGGACTTCGTCGGTTCGCTGTTCAACGGCCCGCCGGCCCTCGGTGACCACGACCACGAGGGCCATTCGGGGTGGCGCATCGACCAGATCGACGCGAACATCGTCACCTGGCTGCGCAACACCACCCCGCACACGGTGCTGCTGCACATCGGCACCAACGACGTCCTGCAGAACTACGACGTCGCCAACGCCCCCAACCGCCTATCCGGCCTGATCGACCACATCACCGCGACCGTGCCCACCGCCGAGGTGTTCGTCGCGACGATCATCCCGATCGCCAACGCCGGGCAGGAGCAGGCCGGCCAGAGGTACAACGCCGCGATCCCCGGCATCGTGCAGAGCAAGGCGGCCGCGGGCAAGCACGTGCACCTGGTGGACATGCACGCGGCGTTGACCGCTGCCGACCTCGTCGACGGCGTCCACCCCACCGCCGCCGGCTACGACAAGATGGCCGCGACCTGGTTCACCGCGCTGCGTTCCGTGCCCGGAAGCATCGGCGACCCCGTCGTGCCACAGGGCAAGCATGTCGTGGGCACTCAGTCCGGCCGGTGCCTCGACGTGGCGGACACCAACGGGGCACAAGGACAACTGGCCGACTGCGTCAACCAAGCCAGCCAGACCTGGACGACCACCGCCAACGGCCAGCTGACCGTCTACGGAAACAAGTGCCTGGACGCGTCCGGGCAGGGCACGGCCAACGGCACACAGGTCATCGTGTGGGACTGCAACGGACAAACCAACCAGCAGTGGACCGTCAACTCCAACGGCACCATCACCGGAGTGCAGTCCGGCCTCTGCCTCGACGCATCCGGCCAGGGAACAACCGCCGGCACGAAGATCGTCCTGTGGACGTGCAACGGACAGGCCAACCAGCAATGGACCCTGCGTTGATCCACTTCTGATGGCTGAAAGGCCGCCGGAGTCGTGTGCTCGCGATTCCGGCGGCCACCGTCCGTTCCAGCTCGCGAACGCCCTAGAGGTCGAGCACGAGGCGCGGTGAGCAGGACCGGGACACACAGATCATCATCGTGTCGTTCGCGGCCCGCTCCTCATCGGTCAGCACGGAGTCGCGGTGGTCGGGCGTGCCGGACAGCACTGCCGTCTCACACGTGCCGCACGTTCCTTCCTGGCACGACGACAGCACCGATACCCCCGATTGTTCGACGACCTCGAGGATCGACCGGCCGGCCGGCACTCGCAGGACAGTGCCGGTCTGGGCCAATTCGACGTCGAACTCCTGGTGCGGCCCGTCGGTCGCGGTGATCCTCGGCGCGAACCGTTCGAGGTGCAGCGAGCCGGCGGTACGGAACTGTTCGACAGCGGCCAGCAGGGGTTCGGGCCCGCAGCAGTACACGGCGGTGTCGTCGTCGGCCTCGGCGAGAACCGCCGGGAGGTCGAGCAGGCCGTGCTCGTTCTGCGGCCGGATCTCGACGTTGCCGGGGTGACAGCGCTCCAGCTCCGCGCGGAACGCCATGGACGACCGGGTTCTGCCGCCGTAGACCAGCCGCCAGTCTCGGCCGGTGGCCGCGACCTCGGCGATCATCGGCCGGATCGGTGTGATGCCGATGCCACCGGCGATGAACAGGTAGCGCTTCGCGGCGACGAGCGGGAAGTGGTTACGCGGGCCGCACACCTCGATCCGTTGCCCGGCGTGGAGGACATCGTGCACGTGCCGCGAGCCGCCGCGGCCCGACGGCTCGCGCAGGACGGCGACCTGCATGGTCGAGGTGTCGCCCGGGTCGCCGCACAGCGAGTACTGGCGGACCAAGCCGTCCAGGACCAGGTCGATGTGGGCGCCCGGCGTCCAGGCCGGCAGCGGGTGACCGTCCGGATGCCGTAGCGTCAGGAGCACCACGCCGTCGGCGATCAGTTCCTTGCTCTCGACTACCAGCTTCATGTCGCGTGTCCCACGGGATGACTGAGCAGCCACTCCCACATCTCGACCGGATCGTCGAACTCGCGCTCGGCCGAGCAGTGGCACACCGCGCGGAGCCGGTCGGAGCCCTGCACCCAGTGGACGCGGATCACGCAGCCGCCCGAGGGCGCGGTCATGACGCCGCGCACAGGCGCTGGAGCAGCCGTCGCGCCGCGAGCCCGCCCGTGTCGATGTTGATCGACAGTTCCTGGTAGCCCGCCGGCTCGGTCGCGATGACCTGCTCGAGCACGTTCAGCGCCTCGACGTCCTGCAGCACCACCGTGCGGTTGCTCTCGGCCAGGAACGCCGACACCTCCTCGTCGTCGAGTGCGAAGTCCCTGGCCACGCACCAGAAGTCGTGGGTCGAGTGGTCGGTCTCGGGCGTGATGGCGTACACCACCTCGACGTGGAACGCGTCCGGGTCGGCGCCGTCCGGGTGGGGCACGGACCCGACCGGCGCGATGCGACTGTGCAACTTGTAGAGGCACGGCGGCGTGTACTCGATGTCCTGCCAGCGTGCGATCCGGCCTCGCAGACCGGTCGACTTGGCATAGAACGGCGGGCATTCCGCGTCGTCGATGTGCCGCGAGACGTAGACGATGCCGGCGTCCTCGTCGACCGCGGTCGTGATCGGGGTGGCGGCGACCTCCGGCGTGCCGATGTAGCCCCCGTGCAGGTACGTCTCGTGCGAGAGGTCCAGCAGGTTGTCGACCAGCAGGGAGTACCTGGCGCGCAACGGCTCCATGCCGGCGACCGTCGTGTAGTCCGGCGAGACGAGCCACGGCGCGCGGGGAATCCGCGACGTGTCGGCCTTCGCCCGGTCGCCGATGAAGACCCACACGAACGAGTCCTGCTCCACGACCGGATAGGGCAGCAGCCGTGCCGTGCGAGGGATGCGGCTCTGCCCCGGCACGGCGACGCACTTGCCGCCCGCGTCGTAGGTGAAGCCGTGGTAGCCGCAGACCACCTGATCGTCGACGAGCCGGGACGGCGGCTGCGACAGCGGGAAACGCCGGTGCACGCATCGGTCCGGCACGGCCGTCACCGCTCCGTCGCGGGTACGCCAGAACAGGATCGGCTCGCCGCAGATGGTGCGGGTGAACAGGTCGTGCCCGATCTCGGCGCCGTAGGCGGCGACGTACCACTGGTCGCGCGGGATGCTCGTCATCGCAGGCTCCTCTCCGACTGAGGGAGTACAGACTGACCGAGACCACCGCCCGTTCCGTAGTGGGCTTTCCGGAAAATGGAAGCCTTCAGCCGGCCAGGGCGCGGGAGATGGCCTGGGCGCTGGTGCGCACGAGCCACGCCAGCGGGCGCGGCGTGGCACTGCCGTGGCGTACGACCAGAGACACCGCGGCGACTACCTCGCCGCGCCCGTCGCGGATCGGCGCACCGACCGACAGGGCATCCATCGTGACCTGGCGGTCGCTGACCGAGAACCCGTTCGACCGGACGGCGGCGAGCATCCGGCGCAGCTGCACCGGATCGGTGACGGTCTTGCTCGTGTAGCGCTCGAACGGGCCGCTCAGCACCTCTTCCTGCACCTCGACGGCGGCGTGCGCGAGCAGGACCAGGCCGACGCCGGTGGCGGTGAGCGCGAACCGGCCGCCGACGCGGGTGAGCACCGGCACCGCCCTCGATCCGGCGATCCGCTCCACGAAGACGAGCTCCATGCCTTCCCTGACGGCGAGCTGCGCGTTCTCCCCGGTGCTCCGGGAGAGGTCCTCGAGGAACGGCAGCGCGACCTCGCGCAGGCCCGCGCCACGCGGCGCGAGTGAGCCGATCTCCCACAACCGCAACCCGATCCGGTACAACCCGTCGCCGCCGCGCTCCACGGCGCCCCACGCGCAGAGCTCGTGCACCAGCCGGTGCGCGGTCGACAACGGCATGCTCGCCCGCCGGGCGAGCTCGCTCAGCGACAGCTCGCGGTGGTCCGGGCTGAACGCGTCGAGGAGCTGCAGCGCACGGCCGACCACCGGCCCGGTGGGGCCGATGGGGCCACCTCTCCTCGACGCGCTCACCCCGTCATTGTGCTGGAACCGGCCGGTCGACTACACCGAGGAGCACACGGTGCCGTTGAGGGAGAACACGGTCGGCGCCGGGGCCGCTCCGGTGTTCGTCCCGTTGAACCCGAGCGACACCGAGCCGCCGGCGGCGATGGTGCGGTTCCAGTCGGCGTTGGTCACGGACACCTGTTGGCCGGTCTGGCTCCAGGTTCCGTTCCAGCCGGCCTGCACCGCCTCACCCGCGTCCGGCCAGGCGAAGGTGAGGTTCCACCCGTTCACCGCCGTGGTTGCCCGGTTGGTGACGGTGATGCTGGCGCCGAACCCGCCGTTCCAGCTGCTGGTGACCTCGTAGTGCACGGCGCAGGTGCTGTTCGCCGGCGGTGGCACGGTGAAGGTCACCGGCGGTGACGGCAGCGACGCGTTGCCGTGGTTGTCGACGGCGACGACGTTGTAGGTGTAGCTCGTGCCGATCGTCAGGCCGGTCAAGCCGACCGAGGTGCCAGTGGTCGTCGCGGCCACCGAAGTACCCGAGTACACGTCGTACCGCGCGATCGGGTAGCTGCCGGCGGTTGCCGCCGGCCAACTCAGGGTGGCGCTGCTGGAGGTCAGGTTCGACACCGTCGGTTGGCCGGGAGCGCCGGGCGCTGTGGTGCCGGTGCCGCCGCTGCCCGGCACCTGCACGACCGTCAGCGTGTACGGCGCCACGGTGACCGAGCTGGCCGACGACTGGGTGGTGCTAGTGATCGAGGTGCCGTTGTTGGCCAGCGTGAACACGGTCGGCGACCCCGAGGGGGTGAAGTTGTTGTAGCTCAGGCTGACCGTGTAGGTGGTGCTCGGGTCCTCGTTGTCGATCAGGACGTCCAGGCTGCCGTTGGCACGGCGCACCGCGTGGGTGCGCACCAGCGCGTTACCCGACGAGGAGGTGACCATCTGGTCGCCCGGGGAGCCGAGCTTGGACAGCATCTGGATCGCGTAGTACGGCGAGAACGGGGTGTTCACCGCGGGCTCGGTCACGCCGCTTCCGTTGGTGCCGTTGGAGAAGATGCCCTGGTCGCCGTAGTCCTGCGCGCCGTTGACCATGCTCGGCGTGCCGACGCCGTTGTGCTCGTTCCACCAGTCCACGTTGGTGACGCCGTGCTCCAGCCACGTCATGTACATGTCCGCGCCGAACAGGGCGGCCGGCTGGGTGTCGAGGTCGATCGTGGAGTTGGTCTCGGTGACGACGATCTTCACCCCGGCCGGGTCCACGCCGGCGTACCGGCTGATCTGGGAGCGCAGGGTGGACGTGATGCCGGCGATGCCGTCGGGAGTGGACAGCATCGCGGCCGCGGTGGACCCACCGGGGTAGTAGTGCACGATCACGCAGTCGGTCTTGGCGCCCAGGGTGGACAACACCGTCTGGTTCCAGGGCTGCGGACTGGTGGTCGGGTTGGTCACGCCGTCCGGCCAGTACCCGGGCGTGGTCAGCACCGCGCACACGTGGATGTTCGGGCTGGCCGCCTTCATCGCGGTGATGTACTTCAGCACGTTCGCCGCGTACGTGGCCGGCCCGCAGTTGTAGGTCTGGGACGGCGCGCTGCCGACGGTCACCGGCTTCCCCGACGCGTCGGTGCAGTGGCTGTCGGCCTCCCAGTTGGCGCCGTAGGTCCCGTTCCCGTAGATCTCGTTGCCCACCTCCCAGTACGTGATCCCGTAGTTGTTGGTGACGTCGGCGTTGCGCACCCACGCCTGCGCCAGGTCCTCGGTGCCGGTGCCGTAGTTGACCGTGATGATCGGGTTCGCCCCGGTGGCCTGCGCCGTCTTCATGAAGTCGGCGAAGCTGGTGTTGGGCGCGTCGTATCCGCCCTGGGCCACGTTGGTCTGCCAGTTGTAGATGTCGGCGTAGGAGCCGCCGGGATAGCGCAGCGCGGTGATGCCGGCGGCCTTGACCAGGCCGGGGATCGCCGGGTCGTTCATGTGGCCGTCGTAGACGGCGGTGTTGAGGCCGATCGCGTTGGACGGGATCTGCCCGAGCCCGCCCGTCGCGTTGACGGAGACCGCCGTGCTCGCCGTCGTCGCGGCGGCGGAGTAGCCCGTGAGGCCGGCGGCGCCGAGCAGCACCGCCGCCATCCAGGCAACGCCGCGGACCCATCGTGTTCTCGTTGCGCTCCTGAGCATTCGGCACTCCCCTTTCGGTCGCTCGCCTGGGACTACAAGCACCGCGGGGAGCTGTCCAGCGCACCGACCGGCCCGAACCGTCGAATCGCGTCGAAGGCGCACGTCAGTCCGGAAACGCCTGGCACAGGAGGTTTTGTGGAACTTACACGCCGCGATATGCCTGTCAGGCGGAGGTGAGTGCCGGCGCCGGTTCACCGGCCTGACGCAGGACCGCGTCGAGAACGTCGTCGAGCGGTGTCGCCGTCAGCCCGAACGTCGTCTCGATCCGCGTGGAGTCCACGACGAACGGGCGGTGGGACATGTAGTGCGTCTCCCACAGCTCGTCCCAGACCGGGGCGGTGGCGCCGAGCAGGGTCAACTCCCGGTCGGTCATCTCGGCCAGGCGTGGGGCCGGGGCGCCGGCCAGTTCGGCGAGCCGGGTCGCCAGTTGGCGAACGGACCGGACGATGACGGGGGCGTGCCAAGCCTGTCCGAGGCTTCGCTGGTCGCGTGCCACAGCCACCAGGGCTCGGGCCGCGTCGTCGACGGAGGTGTAGGA carries:
- a CDS encoding endo-1,4-beta-xylanase; translated protein: MLRLLNCWPRRLLGPAAAALAVAGTVALIPAPAGAAGATTLGAAAAASGRYFGTAVPTSKLGDAQYSGILDREFSMITPENEMKWDTIEPSRNNFNFGPADQIVSHANAHNQRMRGHTLVWHSQLPGWVSGINDANTLRSVMNNHITTEVTHYRGKIYAWDVVNEAFADDGSGQLRGSVFRNVLGTGFVEEAFRTARAADSAAKLCYNDYSIEDWNSPKTQGVYRMVRDFKSRGVPIDCVGFQSHFGNGGPPSNFQTTLSNFAALGVDVQLTELDIASAPSTAYANTVKACLNVPRCAGITVWGIRDSDSWRSGESPLLFDRNGNKKPAYNAVLTALGGGTGGGGTGGGPQAGVEYRLVAAHSGKVADISGASTAAGAALIQWSADGGLNQQFDFVSTGDGYYRIRGRQSGLVLQVAGASSGADITQQPDTNATSQQWQVKDQGDGSVSLINRLSGLAMDVWGAATADGTRISQWTYNGDANQRFQLQSA
- a CDS encoding ricin-type beta-trefoil lectin domain protein, with the translated sequence MGGAAQASDFGAAAPHTNVAVAGATAGCGKAPTLASGTHTIQSSGQNRNYILRVPTNYDNNHPYRLIFGFHWVGGTANDVDSGGTDGYNWSYYGLRRLADNAGNTTIFVAPQGNNNGWANPGGQDITFVDDMIRQLEAGLCIDTTQLFSTGFSYGGAMTYALACARATVFRAVAVYSGANLSGCNGGTQPIAYMGLHGLRDNVLPISNGRALRDTFVRANGCTPQNPPEPAQGSLTHIVTTYSGCKAGYPVVWAAFDGAGHDPGPIDGCTCDGWHTWTSGEVWKFFTQFDSSTPPPPPPPPGGKQIVGTQSGRCLDDSSTNGTQAQLADCANQASQLWTVTSSGQLTAYGNKCLDASGRGTTNGTQVIVWDCNGQANQQWTVNSNGTITGVQSGLCLDATGQGTTSGTKIELWSCNGQANQQWTLR
- a CDS encoding SGNH/GDSL hydrolase family protein gives rise to the protein MRTGLRWLVAVVAALAASALLSAGPAVAESNGGVRIMPLGDSITDGVQTPGGYRIGLWQRFVAGNYREDFVGSLFNGPPALGDHDHEGHSGWRIDQIDANIVTWLRNTTPHTVLLHIGTNDVLQNYDVANAPNRLSGLIDHITATVPTAEVFVATIIPIANAGQEQAGQRYNAAIPGIVQSKAAAGKHVHLVDMHAALTAADLVDGVHPTAAGYDKMAATWFTALRSVPGSIGDPVVPQGKHVVGTQSGRCLDVADTNGAQGQLADCVNQASQTWTTTANGQLTVYGNKCLDASGQGTANGTQVIVWDCNGQTNQQWTVNSNGTITGVQSGLCLDASGQGTTAGTKIVLWTCNGQANQQWTLR
- a CDS encoding PDR/VanB family oxidoreductase → MKLVVESKELIADGVVLLTLRHPDGHPLPAWTPGAHIDLVLDGLVRQYSLCGDPGDTSTMQVAVLREPSGRGGSRHVHDVLHAGQRIEVCGPRNHFPLVAAKRYLFIAGGIGITPIRPMIAEVAATGRDWRLVYGGRTRSSMAFRAELERCHPGNVEIRPQNEHGLLDLPAVLAEADDDTAVYCCGPEPLLAAVEQFRTAGSLHLERFAPRITATDGPHQEFDVELAQTGTVLRVPAGRSILEVVEQSGVSVLSSCQEGTCGTCETAVLSGTPDHRDSVLTDEERAANDTMMICVSRSCSPRLVLDL
- a CDS encoding aromatic ring-hydroxylating dioxygenase subunit alpha, which gives rise to MTSIPRDQWYVAAYGAEIGHDLFTRTICGEPILFWRTRDGAVTAVPDRCVHRRFPLSQPPSRLVDDQVVCGYHGFTYDAGGKCVAVPGQSRIPRTARLLPYPVVEQDSFVWVFIGDRAKADTSRIPRAPWLVSPDYTTVAGMEPLRARYSLLVDNLLDLSHETYLHGGYIGTPEVAATPITTAVDEDAGIVYVSRHIDDAECPPFYAKSTGLRGRIARWQDIEYTPPCLYKLHSRIAPVGSVPHPDGADPDAFHVEVVYAITPETDHSTHDFWCVARDFALDDEEVSAFLAESNRTVVLQDVEALNVLEQVIATEPAGYQELSINIDTGGLAARRLLQRLCAAS
- a CDS encoding IclR family transcriptional regulator, translated to MSASRRGGPIGPTGPVVGRALQLLDAFSPDHRELSLSELARRASMPLSTAHRLVHELCAWGAVERGGDGLYRIGLRLWEIGSLAPRGAGLREVALPFLEDLSRSTGENAQLAVREGMELVFVERIAGSRAVPVLTRVGGRFALTATGVGLVLLAHAAVEVQEEVLSGPFERYTSKTVTDPVQLRRMLAAVRSNGFSVSDRQVTMDALSVGAPIRDGRGEVVAAVSLVVRHGSATPRPLAWLVRTSAQAISRALAG
- a CDS encoding cellulose binding domain-containing protein; translated protein: MLRSATRTRWVRGVAWMAAVLLGAAGLTGYSAAATTASTAVSVNATGGLGQIPSNAIGLNTAVYDGHMNDPAIPGLVKAAGITALRYPGGSYADIYNWQTNVAQGGYDAPNTSFADFMKTAQATGANPIITVNYGTGTEDLAQAWVRNADVTNNYGITYWEVGNEIYGNGTYGANWEADSHCTDASGKPVTVGSAPSQTYNCGPATYAANVLKYITAMKAASPNIHVCAVLTTPGYWPDGVTNPTTSPQPWNQTVLSTLGAKTDCVIVHYYPGGSTAAAMLSTPDGIAGITSTLRSQISRYAGVDPAGVKIVVTETNSTIDLDTQPAALFGADMYMTWLEHGVTNVDWWNEHNGVGTPSMVNGAQDYGDQGIFSNGTNGSGVTEPAVNTPFSPYYAIQMLSKLGSPGDQMVTSSSGNALVRTHAVRRANGSLDVLIDNEDPSTTYTVSLSYNNFTPSGSPTVFTLANNGTSITSTTQSSASSVTVAPYTLTVVQVPGSGGTGTTAPGAPGQPTVSNLTSSSATLSWPAATAGSYPIARYDVYSGTSVAATTTGTSVGLTGLTIGTSYTYNVVAVDNHGNASLPSPPVTFTVPPPANSTCAVHYEVTSSWNGGFGASITVTNRATTAVNGWNLTFAWPDAGEAVQAGWNGTWSQTGQQVSVTNADWNRTIAAGGSVSLGFNGTNTGAAPAPTVFSLNGTVCSSV